In Sphingomonas sp. KC8, the sequence TCGCCGAGGTGAAGGCGTAGAGGATTTCCGAAAAGCCGTGCGGTCCCTTGTTGAGCGGACCCGCCAGCCCCGCCGGCAGGACAGCGGCAAGCGCGGTCAGGCCAAGAATGGACAAAGGCAGGATGGCGATGGCGAGCACGGCGAGCTTGACCTCGCGGTCTTCGATCTTCTTGCCGACATATTCGGGCGTGCGGCCCACCATCAGCCCGGCGACGAACACCGCAAGGATGGCGAACAACAGGAAGCCATAAATGCCGGCGCCAACGCCGCCGATCACGACTTCGCCCAACTGCATGTTGAACAGCGGGATCATGCCGCCCAAGGGCGTGAAGCTGTCATGCATCGCGTTGACCGCGCCGCAGGACGCCGCCGTCGTCACCACCGAAAACAAGGCCGATGCGGCAATGCCGAAGCGGACTTCCTTGCCTTCCATATTGCCGCCCGCTGCCCCCAGCGCATGCAGCACCGGATTGCCAGTGGCTTCCTGCCAGTAGGTGATGCCGGCGCCTGCGGTGAACAGGATCAGCATCGCGGCCAGGATCACCCAGCCCTGCCGGGTGTTGCCGACGGCCTTGCCGAAACAATAAGTGAGGCCGACGCCGATCGCGAAGATCGCCAGCATCTGGAACAGGTTGACCAGCGCATTCGGGTTTTCGAAGGGATGCGCGCTATTGGCGTTGAAGAAGCCGCCACCATTGGTGCCGAGCATCTTGATCGCTTCCTGGCTGGCGACCGGCCCCAGCGCGATCTTCTGCTGCACGCCTTCCAGGGTGGTCGCGACCACCGTCTGATCCAGCGTCTGCGGTACGCCCGACGCGATCATATAGGTTGCGAAGACGACGCAGATCGGCAGCAGCAGATAGAGCGTGACCCGCGTCATATCCGCCCAGAAATTGCCGACACCGCGCGCTTCACGCCGGGCGAAACCCCGGAACAGGGCAAAGGCCAGCGCGATGCCGGTGGCGGCCGACAGGAAATTGTGGATCGTCAGCCCCAGCATCTGGCTAAGATTGGTGAGGGCCGCTTCGCCCGAATACCATTGCCAGTTGGTGTTGGTGGTGAAGCTGATCGCGGTGTTGAACGCGCCATCCGCGCCGACACCGGCCATCCCATCGGGATTCATCGGCAACACGCCCTGCAACCGCAGCACCGCATAAGTGAACAGCAGCAATGCGACGTTGAACAGCAGCATATGGACCGCGTAGCGACGCCATCCCTGATCGACATTCGGATCAATGCCCGAAAGCCGGTAAAAGCCGGCCTCCACCGGCCCGAGGATGCGATGCAGCGGCGTGCGGCGCCCTTCGTACAACGCGAACAGCCACAGCCCCATGGGCTTGGCCAGCCCGATGAGGATGGCGACGAAGCCGAGAATCAATATCCAGCCCTGAATGGTCATGGGAGTGTCCGATCAGAAGCGTTCGGGCCGGACGAGCACGGCCACGAGGTAAAGAAGCAGCCCTGCAGCGACGATCGCGGCGAGCATGAGATCAAGTGCCATCATCCGTGCCCCTTCAGGCAGCATCGCAGAGGCGGACATAAGCCAGCGTTGCAGCGAACAAGCCGCCCAGCACCGCCAGCCAGATCAGATCGGGCATGGAATCATCCTCCTGTTTCGGGCGCACGCGCAGCCCGGAGGATGACGCAGATAGGCGCGTGTGCCGTTAAGGTTCGATAGGGAAGCGACGGGGCCGCATTAGAATTCCATTAAGATGGCGCCTTCCCGGCCACACTTCCTCCGTCACCCTGGCTCAGCGGGTCGCTTCGCTGTTTCAGGGTCCATCGTGCGGCAGGCGACGTCCGCGCATGTGGAAGAGTGGATGCTGAAACAAGTTCAGCATGACAGTGAAGTATAATCCGCCCCCGTCGACTTGTTGGCCGCGCTCGCGTAATCCGGCCGCCGTGTCGAGCAAGCCACCCCAACCCCTGCGCCCTTCCCCTGATGCGCTGTTGCGTACCGCCACGCGCGAGGGACGCGGCCGGCTGAAGATATTCCTGGGCGCCGCACCCGGTGTAGGCAAAACCTATGAAATGCTGCGCGAGGGCGCAGAGCGGATGGCGCGCGGGACCGATGTCGTCGTCGCGGTGGTCGAAACGCATGGCCGCGCGGAAACGCAGGCGTTGGTCGCCCCGTTCGAAGTGATCCCGCGCCGTCAGATCGCCCACCATGGCCACACGCTGACCGAAATGGACCTTGATGCGGTGCTCGCACGGCGGCCCGGCCTCGCGCTTGTCGACGAATATGCCCACACCAATGCCGAAGGCAGCCGCCACCCCAAGCGCTGGCAGGATGTGGCCGAACTGCTGGATGCCGGGATCGACGTCCATACGACGCTCAACGTCCAGCATGTCGAAAGCCTCAACGACGTGGTGGCCAGCTTCACCCGCGTCCGCGTGCGCGAAACCGTGCCCGACAGCGTGTTCGAGGATGCCGAGATCGAGATCGTCGATCTGCCGCCCGACGAACTGATCCAGCGGCTGGAAGAAGGCAAGGTCTACGTCCCCGAGGAAGCGACCCGCGCGCTGGGGCATTTCTTTTCCAAATCGAACCTGTCGGCGTTGCGCGAAATGGCGCTGCGCCGGGCAGCCCTCAGCGTCGATCAGCAGATGCTGGAACATCTCGACGCCAATGCTGTGCCGGGCACCTACGCCGCCGGTGATCGCGTGCTGGTCGCGGTCAGCGAACTGGCCGGCGCCGAATCCTTGGTCCGCGCCGCCAAGCGACTGGTCGATGCGCTGCGCAGCCCGTGGATGGCTGTCCACATCGAAACGCCGCGCACCGAAGCGTTCGACGAAACCCAGAAACGCCGTGTCGCCGACGCGCTGGCGCTGGCCACCAGCCTGGGCGCAACGATCGCCACCGTACCGGCCGAAAGCGTGCTGGCGGGCCTGCGCGCCCAGATCGAAGGCATGCGCGCGACCCAGCTTGTCATCGGCAAATCGCAGCGCAGCTGGTGGTTCGAACTCCGCCATGGATCGGTCGTCGATGCGATTTTGAAGGAAAGCGAGGGGCTGGCCGTCCACGTCATTCCGGCAGACAAGAGCACACCCCTCGGCACCCGCCGCACACCGCGCGCCGCCGCGCGCTGGGGCACGCCTTCCGCATGGGCCACGATCGCGGTGCTGATCGCGGCGACGACCCTGCTGGCCCATCTGATCCAGCCGCTGACCGGGCCGGGCGCGATCGACCTGATCTACCTGTTGCCGGTGATCGCGGCCGCGGTGCGCTTCGGCTTGCGGCCGGGATTGCTGGCCGGGCTGCTATCGGCGCTGGCGTTCAACTTCTTCTTCCTGCCGCCGCTGCACACCTTCACCATCGCCGATCCGCAAAGCGTGGTGACGGTGCTGGTGCTGATCGGCGTCGCCGCCTTTGCCAGCCAGCTGGCCGGACAACTGCGTTCGCGGGCCAAGATCGGCGTGCGCAGCGCGCGCGAAAATGCCGCAGTCGCCAGTTTCGCGCAAACCCTGGCACGCGTGTCCGACGCCCACACCACCGCACGGGTGGTGTGCGAGGAAGCCGCCCGCCTGCTCGACGTGCATGCCATCGTGATGAGCGAGCGTGACGGCCAGCTGGTGATCGCGGCCGCCAGCCCGGCGGTCGACGCGCTCGGCCCGGTGGACATGGCGGCGGCCGACTGGGCGTGGAGCCGGGGCGAACCCGCCGGCAACGGCACCGCGACGCTGAACGCCGCCGACTGGCAGTTTCATCCGCTCAAGACCGCGCTGGGGGTGCTCGCCGTTCTGGGCCTTGCCCGCGAGGATGGACGCGAACCCGTCACATCCGATCGCGCGGTACTGCTGTCGACGCTGGTCGGGCAGGCCGCCCTCGCCCATGAACGGCTGCAA encodes:
- the kdpA gene encoding potassium-transporting ATPase subunit KdpA, with amino-acid sequence MTIQGWILILGFVAILIGLAKPMGLWLFALYEGRRTPLHRILGPVEAGFYRLSGIDPNVDQGWRRYAVHMLLFNVALLLFTYAVLRLQGVLPMNPDGMAGVGADGAFNTAISFTTNTNWQWYSGEAALTNLSQMLGLTIHNFLSAATGIALAFALFRGFARREARGVGNFWADMTRVTLYLLLPICVVFATYMIASGVPQTLDQTVVATTLEGVQQKIALGPVASQEAIKMLGTNGGGFFNANSAHPFENPNALVNLFQMLAIFAIGVGLTYCFGKAVGNTRQGWVILAAMLILFTAGAGITYWQEATGNPVLHALGAAGGNMEGKEVRFGIAASALFSVVTTAASCGAVNAMHDSFTPLGGMIPLFNMQLGEVVIGGVGAGIYGFLLFAILAVFVAGLMVGRTPEYVGKKIEDREVKLAVLAIAILPLSILGLTALAAVLPAGLAGPLNKGPHGFSEILYAFTSATANNGSAFAGLSAGTPFYNGTLGVAMWLGRFFVIVPMLAIAGSLAAKKHTPASAGSFPTTGPLWVGLLVGIILVLGGLTFLPSLALGPIADHLAMIRGQLF
- the kdpF gene encoding K(+)-transporting ATPase subunit F; the encoded protein is MALDLMLAAIVAAGLLLYLVAVLVRPERF
- a CDS encoding sensor histidine kinase; translated protein: MRTATREGRGRLKIFLGAAPGVGKTYEMLREGAERMARGTDVVVAVVETHGRAETQALVAPFEVIPRRQIAHHGHTLTEMDLDAVLARRPGLALVDEYAHTNAEGSRHPKRWQDVAELLDAGIDVHTTLNVQHVESLNDVVASFTRVRVRETVPDSVFEDAEIEIVDLPPDELIQRLEEGKVYVPEEATRALGHFFSKSNLSALREMALRRAALSVDQQMLEHLDANAVPGTYAAGDRVLVAVSELAGAESLVRAAKRLVDALRSPWMAVHIETPRTEAFDETQKRRVADALALATSLGATIATVPAESVLAGLRAQIEGMRATQLVIGKSQRSWWFELRHGSVVDAILKESEGLAVHVIPADKSTPLGTRRTPRAAARWGTPSAWATIAVLIAATTLLAHLIQPLTGPGAIDLIYLLPVIAAAVRFGLRPGLLAGLLSALAFNFFFLPPLHTFTIADPQSVVTVLVLIGVAAFASQLAGQLRSRAKIGVRSARENAAVASFAQTLARVSDAHTTARVVCEEAARLLDVHAIVMSERDGQLVIAAASPAVDALGPVDMAAADWAWSRGEPAGNGTATLNAADWQFHPLKTALGVLAVLGLAREDGREPVTSDRAVLLSTLVGQAALAHERLQLEGEMRELSVLKERDRLRAALLSSIGHDLRTPLTSVMAAVETLATEHPSSSAVATARGETQRLKRFLDNLIDMVRIDSGALEIAPEPIDLTDAIGSAVHDVRRQLRNHDIDLQVPPNLPLVRADPRLLHHILINLLVNAAQHGGAGRRITVEGRRTPDSVELGVLDDGPGLPVGMEAAIFETFAQGRGSDRQGGSGLGLAIVKGFAAAMGVDVRASNRPSGGAAFTLSFGNALVILATEDGSEDA